The following are from one region of the Vanessa atalanta chromosome 5, ilVanAtal1.2, whole genome shotgun sequence genome:
- the LOC125064429 gene encoding uncharacterized protein LOC125064429 has product MSQQSENLDFSGIFKLDVLAQFDIAKHSFYEVGLKKFLALSSEKELLFLYINSQFERFDHVYDWDFVDNPVYCMCFEPSGTWVLIVSEEKILLVPFLPRFIPQNTFDCKWSLSSVTVLPLLEIPEPISVVWWLTKESENIIIIASKSGSVIFYCLESQHVVAETKVPGEIVDLQICFDDSLDLLALLISGGPTQQWKLVLEHRSFGYNWLQQMQIQNDKEKKDGFMSYIKQLSKDKITFFTQSGSKDENKTQTVEYVLTPIEYLPKNRKNSNSWALSAQYVNGRHFLTAFEINEGIITLGSPADDTPSKTLKPHIKNDGLYVQGLCSPRLIYLLRKNQLEIHSAQFSQRQGEALLGLKWDFSELWTAELIGNVQRAYLMSAKEPTAVSAGWKEPTFLCDLQLPRFALEPCLIVTSCGAYVLNTVCEPCEWLVGLIMRGGAGAELSAAALDAPVPVLLRAAADMLLSRGRVAAAHYLYSLSKSQPDGWVARLGVFGRLHELSMYKQGGNVGSLGNAAITSKLLALLLKIGTNSEENFDMDVKFTNLSTMELQELTCVATAIGLWELVPVFSIHRGYPHLLLNAIKSRSDICRGAIVCLLQHKCLVPILLEENGQWLFDLIAEKCNQLDTIILKRLCLWLNPLQDQLRPVMRDLKQGITSIYATRMLQLIATFMHVACAIESRQPCLEIHTDITQKPETWKNQFAPRRSVSCGLGHWAVTDEGNATIMVANTSVNTELTGMVIDVACGRHHTLLLTENGVYAAGDNSFGQLGVGAQWAGAAGDGASAGGAALHVPYPWTAPLVALAAGHYHSAAVDVGGRLYTWGWGVHGQLCLGSIDDQYTPQLVTKFQGRKVLSVGCGACHTVVLMKNGEVWACGAGVFGQLGGGARDKSAVPLRVPLADAATAIAVGYFHNLALTSKGQLWCWGASPQQVRATHARRSGRPPAPTLDPLALAPDPHLSPQLVDTKNVQGKIVQLSAGWHHSCIVNNFGTVYSWGLNFDGQLGSGDRKQVQIPTEVKIRSETHTEAKSNNSPAKEIVNMKALVACGGDFTIFIDDDGRIYATGNMHLQAVNEKEKPNNRVIMMKTTKRVIKIPASRTNNKFVFQEVDLIHIMFPFDIDGIDRKPIEPRLNPLNSLADFKKKSWADDIIMLLKPWINEENLIGNLNMAAKLGYHRKMYSDCLKYSLDNLNRGYENDQFYVTHQVSLEDSNNVRTKDESKIAITNIMSKRIKDISMTILNEEPYPIMDPSVFQAIPCCCDELKYTTKQIISKSVTNITDINLSVQAAQIIDKCISIFPIDSKLWETSFRFAKDYYLNNDLDVIELEAVLRKYMETNANTMAAAIMYSNDCAQYSEILSPKFYLNMCNEILDTWG; this is encoded by the exons atgtctCAACAAAGTGAAAATCTAGATTTTTCtggcatttttaaattagacgTTTTGGCACAGTTTGATATCGCAAAACACAGTTTCTACGAAGTTGGTTTAAAGAAATTTTTAGCACTATCAAGCGAAaaagagttattatttttatatatcaattcaCAGTTCGAGAGATTTGATCATGTGTACGATTGGGACTTTGTTGATAATCCCGTTTATTGTATGTGTTTTGAGCCAAGTGGTACATGGGTATTGATTGTCAGTGAGGAAAAAATTCTACTTGTTCCTTTTTTACCTCGGTTTATACCccaaaatacatttgattgcaAATGGTCATTGTCAAGTGTGACTGTCTTACCACTTCTTGAAATTCCGGAACCTATATCTGTAGTGTGGTGGCTTACAAAAGAATCcgagaatataataataatagcttcaAAG TCAGGATCAGTCATTTTCTACTGTTTGGAATCACAACATGTTGTTGCAGAAACTAAGGTTCCAGGAGAAATAGTTGACTTGCAAATTTGTTTTGATGACTCACTTGATCTTCTTGCACTATTA ATTTCAGGAGGTCCTACTCAACAATGGAAGTTAGTTTTGGAGCACAGATCTTTTGGCTATAATTGGCTTCAACAAATGCAAATCCAAAATGATAAGGAGAAGAAAGATGGTTTTATGTCTTACATTAAACAATTATCTAAagacaaaattacattttttacacaaaGTGGATCTAAAG atgaaaacaaaacacaaactgTGGAGTATGTACTGACTCCAATAGAGTACTTGCCAAAAAACCGAAAGAATTCGAACAGTTGGGCTTTGAGTGCACAATATGTAAATGGAAGACATTTTTTAACAGCATTTGAAATAAACGAAGGAATTATTaca CTTGGAAGCCCAGCTGATGATACACCATCAAAAACTCTTAAACCCCATATTAAAAATGATGGCTTATATGTTCAAGGCCTATGCTCTCCGAGATTGATATATCTGTTAAGAAAAAATCAATTGGAAATACACAGTGCTCAGTTCTCACAGAGACAG GGTGAAGCACTACTCGGTCTAAAATGGGATTTCTCAGAGCTTTGGACTGCTGAATTGATTGGTAATGTTCAGCGAGCTTATTTGATGTCTGCGAAGGAGCCCACTGCGGTCTCTGCTGGGTGGAAGGAACCCACCTTCTTGTGCGACTTGCAGCTGCCACGGTTTGCATTAGAGCCATGTCTCATCGTGACTTCCTGTGGTGCCTATGTATTAAACACTGT GTGCGAGCCGTGCGAGTGGCTGGTGGGGCTGATAAtgcgcggcggcgcgggcgcggagCTGTCGGCGGCGGCGCTGGACGCGCCCGTGCCCGTGCTGCTGCGCGCGGCCGCCGACATGCTGCTGTCGCGGGGCCGCGTGGCCGCCGCGCACTACCTCTACTCGCTCTCCAAG aGTCAACCGGATGGTTGGGTAGCTCGTTTGGGTGTATTTGGAAGACTTCATGAACTGTCGATGTACAAGCAAGGAGGTAACGTTGGTAGCCTTGGTAATGCCGCAATAACTTCTAAACTTCTTGCATTGCTTCTGAAAATTGGGACTAATAGCGAGGAAAATTTTGACAT GGATGTTAAGTTCACAAATCTCAGTACAATGGAACTCCAAGAGTTAACCTGCGTGGCTACAGCTATAGGATTGTGGGAATTGGTTCCCGTGTTCAGTATCCACAGAGGATATCCACATTTGCTCCTTAATGCTATAAAATCCAGGAGTGATATTTGCCGAGGTGCTATCGTGTGCCTGTTACAACATAAGTGTCTTGTGCCGATACTTTTAGAGGAAAACGGACAGTGGCTTTTCGACTTAATCGCTGAGAAATGCAATCAACTAGATACAATTATCctaaaa CGATTATGTTTATGGTTGAACCCATTACAAGATCAACTTCGTCCCGTCATGCGTGATTTAAAACAGGGGATTACATCAATTTAc gcTACAAGAATGTTACAACTTATAGCGACATTTATGCATGTTGCGTGTGCGATAGAATCGCGGCAACCCTGTCTTGAAATACACACGGACATCACGCAAAAGCCCGAGACTTGGAAGAATCAGTTCGCTCCACGGAGATCGGTGTCCTGTGGTCTGGGACACTGGGCGGTCACCGACGAGGGGAATGCTACGATAATGGTTGCGAATACATCCGTCAACACAGAGTTAACCGGTATGGTCATTGACGTAGCTTGCGGACGACACCATACGCTTCTGTTAACGGAGAATGGG GTGTACGCGGCGGGGGACAACTCGTTCGGGCAGCTGGGCGTGGGCGCGCAGtgggcgggcgcggcgggcgacGGCGCCAgtgcgggcggcgcggcgctgcACGTGCCCTACCCCTGGACCGCGCCGCTCGTGGCGCTCGCCGCCGGCCACTACCACTCCGCCGCGGTCGACGTCGGCGGCCGCCTCTACACGTGGGG GTGGGGCGTCCACGGTCAGCTTTGCCTAGGCAGCATAGACGATCAGTACACGCCTCAACTAGTGACCAAGTTTCAGGGCAGAAAG GTGCTGAGCGTGGGCTGCGGCGCGTGTCACACGGTGGTGCTGATGAAGAACGGCGAGGTGTGGGCGTGCGGCGCCGGCGTGTTCGGGCAGctgggcggcggcgcgcgcgacAAGAGCGCCGTGCCGCTGCGCGTGCCGCTCGCAGACGCCGCCACCGCCATCGCCGTCGGGTACTTCCACAAC CTGGCCCTGACTTCGAAAGGGCAACTGTGGTGCTGGGGAGCGAGCCCGCAGCAGGTGCGCGCGACGCACGCGCGGCGCTCCGGCCGCCCGCCCGCGCCCACGCTCGACCCGCTTGCACTGGCGCCCGACCCGCACCTGTCGCCGCAGCTCGTGGACACGAAAAATGTGCAGGGGAAAATTGTGCAG TTATCGGCTGGTTGGCATCATTCCTGTATTGTCAACAACTTTGGAACGGTTTACTCGTGGGGACTGAACTTCGATGGACAACTAG GAAGTGGAGATCGTAAACAAGTACAAATACCAACAGAGGTTAAAATTCGCTCAGAGACCCACACCGAAGCGAAGTCAAACAATTCACCTGCCAAAGAGATTGTAAATATGAAGGCCCTCGTAGCCTGTGGGGGGGACTTCACCATATTTATTGATGATGACGGACGGATTTATGCGACTGGAAACATGCACTTACAA GCTGTCAATGAAAAGGAGAAACCGAACAACCGAGTTATTATGATGAAGACGACGAAGCGAGTGATAAAGATACCGGCGAGTAGAACAaataacaagtttgtgtttcaAGAGGTCGATTTGATACATATAATGTTCCCGTTCGATATCGACGGTATCGACAGGAAGCCCATTGAACCAAGATTGAATCCTCTAAACTCTCTCGCTGATTTCAAGAAGAAATCCTGGGCCGATGACATCATTATGCTTCTCAAACCATGGATCAATGAGGAAAATTTAATTGGTAATCTAAACATGGCCGCTAAATTAGGGTATCACAGGAAAATGTACTCGGACTGCCTTAAATACTCACTCGATAACTTGAACCGAGGATATGAAAATGACCAATTCTACGTAACACACCAAGTCAGTTTAGAAGATTCTAATAATGTTCGAACGAAGGATGAGTCAAAAATCGCGATCACTAATATTATGTCGAAACGTATTAAAGATATATCCATGACGATTTTGAACGAAGAACCGTATCCGATAATGGATCCCAGCGTCTTTCAAGCTATTCCATGTTGCTGCGACGAGTTAAAATATACAACGAAACAAATCATATCTAAATCCGTCACAAATATAACAGATATAAACTTATCGGTGCAGGCCGCTCAAATAATAGACAAATGCATTAGTATTTTCCCCATCGACAGCAAACTTTGGGAAACCTCCTTCCGATTCgcaaaagattattatttgaacaatGATCTGGATGTTATAGAATTGGAAGCGGTTTTGCGCAAATATATGGAGACCAACGCAAATACAATGGCGGCGGCTATAATGTATTCGAATGATTGCGCCCAATATAGTGAGATATTGTCTCCAAAATTTTACCTAAATATGTGCAATGAAATTTTAGACACTTGGGGTTGA
- the LOC125064430 gene encoding dihydrolipoyl dehydrogenase codes for MGYKFLKLASSSFRNGNIRIGVRHYATTHEADIVVIGSGPGGYVAAIKAAQLGLKTISVEKDPSLGGTCLNVGCIPSKALLHNSHLYHMAKHDFKHRGIEVGEVKFDFNAMMTYKANAVKALTGGIAMLFNKNKVQLVRGVGSIVAPNKVQVQGEKGVETINTKNILIATGSEVTPFPGVTFDEQQIITSTGALSLSKVPKKMLVIGAGVIGLELGSVYQRLGAEVTAIEFLESIGGVGIDGEVSKTLQKILTKQGMNFKLGTKVTGVKKEGGAVKVDVEAAKGGNKETLDCDVVLISVGRRPYTAGLGLDKVGIALDDRGRVPVNNKFQTTVPGIYAIGDVIHGPMLAHKAEDEGIVCVEGIKGMPVHFNYDAIPSVIYTSPEVGWVGKTEEDLKKEGRAYKVGKFPFLANSRAKTNGEPDGFVKVLADKATDIILGTHIIGPGGGELINEAVLAQEYGAAAEDVARVCHAHPTCAEALREANLAAYIGKPINF; via the exons atgggCTATAAATTTTTGAAACTCGCATCATCTTCCTTTAgg aaTGGAAACATAAGGATTGGAGTCAGACATTATGCCACTACTCATGAAGCTGACATTGTAGTAATTGGTTCGGGCCCTGGCGGATATGTAGCAGCTATTAAAGCTGCCCAATTGGGCTTAAAG acaataTCAGTGGAAAAAGATCCAAGTTTGGGAGGCACATGTTTGAATGTAGGCTGTATTCCATCTAAAGCCTTACTGCACAATTCCCATTTGTACCACATGGCCAAGCATGACTTCAAACATCGAGGAATTGAAGTTGGGGAAGTCAAGTTTGACTTTAACGCAATGATGACTTACAAAGCAAATGCTGTCAAAGCCTTAACTGGTGGTATTGCTAtgctctttaataaaaataag GTGCAACTTGTTCGAGGTGTCGGTTCCATTGTTGCACCCAACAAAGTTCAAGTTCAAGGGGAGAAGGGAGTCGAAACTATtaatacaaagaatattttaattgcaacaGGATCTGAGGTCACACCATTCCCTGGAGTTACA tttgatgAGCAGCAGATCATCACATCGACAGGGGCCCTCTCTCTATCTAAGGTACCAAAGAAGATGTTGGTAATTGGTGCTGGTGTAATTGGTCTTGAACTTGGCTCAGTTTACCAGAGACTAGGTGCTGAAGTCACTGCCATAGAGTTCCTCGAAAGTATTGGAG GTGTTGGTATTGATGGAGAGGTATCAAAAACTCTACAGAAGATCCTTACAAAGCAAGGCATGAACTTTAAACTTGGTACCAAAGTAACCGGTGTAAAAAAAGAAGGAGGTGCTGTTAAAGTTGACGTTGAAGCTGCCAAGGGTGGTAATAAGGAAACT TTGGACTGCGATGTCGTTTTGATCTCCGTCGGTCGTCGACCGTACACGGCAGGCCTCGGTCTAGACAAGGTCGGTATTGCTCTGGACGACCGAGGTCGCGTACCTGTGAACAACAAATTCCAGACCACTGTTCCTGG AATATACGCTATCGGTGATGTTATCCACGGCCCCATGTTGGCTCACAAGGCAGAAGACGAAGGCATTGTGTGTGTTGAAGGAATCAAA ggCATGCCAGTGCATTTCAACTATGATGCCATTCCATCTGTTATCTACACATCACCAGAAGTTGGCTGGGTTGGAAAGACGGAGGAGGATCTCAAAAAAGAG GGTCGTGCATACAAAGTGGGCAAGTTCCCATTCTTGGCGAACTCACGTGCGAAGACCAACGGCGAGCCCGATGGATTCGTCAAGGTGTTAGCGGACAAGGCCACCGATATCATCCTCGGCACCCACATCATCGGACCC GGCGGCGGCGAGCTCATCAACGAGGCGGTGCTGGCGCAGGAGTACGGCGCCGCGGCCGAGGACGTCGCGCGCGTCTGTCACGCACATCCG ACTTGTGCGGAGGCGTTACGAGAAGCGAACTTGGCGGCATACATCGGAAAGCCGATCAACTTCtaa
- the LOC125064120 gene encoding uncharacterized protein LOC125064120, with protein sequence MSEIKYKNQILAAIDHLRSRKSRPDINRICKFMLKCYKVTPKDTKADLKRCLKEKSIYKVDYKDNVSYRNAAKWRKKSTQNNKMSATVATSERRIITSAIATLIYQDQSYLENGIAFDDLVRVAASQESKYSKKQLETIINKELSSGSLVKLPNGTLALGPADHDGDSSDSFKFEYNDSNTKMTSSANSSCRSSPQRTRGRPKKRGGGTSSNSMHSNSQNAGVRVGERRKMAKKVFDPSDNNVPSKRKRGRPIGSLNKSTIKKRLMIAGKDKEDTPLSESQQSLDGSGDEMEHDEPIPNETSGGVCSVCLVQKPRGSNDRLVECRDCNNKAHLSCLQSGSGILKPRPDNTWQCPHCKTCVVCCETNDAGILTVCSICSDAYHALCHSPRIPERLKAWDQWECNNCLESRPTVVGSPTTHPNNIDYSTKTATLDPFLKPHELDRVQTKLSENVPIDISIPDISNWNVDNVYDYFLEHFPEAAPILREQEFDGQALSMACRADIVRGLGLPLGPALALYRIIVKLQTRKDDWRMCWG encoded by the exons GAAACgttgtttaaaagaaaaaagtatatacAAAGTCGATTATAAAGATAATGTAAGCTACAGAAACGCAGCTAAGTGGCGGAAAAAGTCAACCCAAAATAACA AAATGAGTGCGACTGTTGCTACTAGTGAAAGACGTATAATAACATCAGCTATTGCAACTTTAATTTATCAAGATCAAAGTTATTTAGAAAATGGTATTGCCTTTGATGACTTAGTAAGGGTTGCAGCTTCACAAGAATCTAAATACTCGAAGAAACAATtggaaactattattaataaggaGCTCTCATCTGGGAGTCTGGTGAAGTTACCAAATGGAACTTTAGCTCTAGGACCAGCAGATCATGATGGAGACAGCTCAgacagttttaaatttgaatataatgacTCAAACACTAAG ATGACATCTTCAGCTAATTCTTCATGTCGGTCTTCTCCACAACGCACAAGAGGAAGACCGAAAAAGCGTGGTGGTGGGACATCGAGCAATAGCATGCACAGTAATAGTCAAAATGCAGGTGTAAGGGTTGGAGAGAGACGTAAAATGGCTAAAAAAGTTTTTGATCCTTCTGACAATAATGTTCCTAGTAAACGTAAAAGAGGTCGACCAATAGGATCTCTAAATAAAAGTACTATTAAGAAAAGGTTAATGATTGCGGGAAAAGATAAAGAAGACACTCCACTGTCTGAGAGCCAACAGTCATTGGATGGAAGTGGAGATGAAATGGAGCATGATGAACCAATTCCTAATGAAACTTCTGGAGGAGTATGTTCAGTTTGTTTAGTACAAAAACCTCGTGGTTCTAATGACAGACTAGTTGAATGTCGTGATTGCAACAACAAAGCACATTTAAGCTGTCTTCAATCTGGTTCTGGTATTTTAAAACCAAGGCCTGATAATACATGGCAGTGTCCTCATTGTAAGACATGTGTAGTTTGTTGTGAAACTAATGATGCA ggTATATTAACTGTATGCAGCATTTGTTCAGATGCCTATCATGCTCTTTGTCATTCACCACGAATACCTGAAAGGCTAAAAGCATGGGACCAATGGGAATGCAATAACTGCTTAGAATCTCGTCCCACTGTTGTAGGATCACCTACCACTCATccaaataatatagattatagcACAAAAACAGCTACATTAGATCCATTTTTAAAACCACATGAATTAGATAGAGTGCAAACAAAATTGTCTGAAAATGTACCAATAGACATAAGCATACCAGACATAAGTAATTGGAATGTGGACAATGTGTATGACTATTTTTTAGAACACTTTCCTGAAGCTGCACCAATATTGCGAGAACAG GAATTTGATGGCCAGGCCTTAAGTATGGCGTGCAGAGCAGATATTGTGAGAGGCTTAGGTTTACCCCTGGGTCCAGCTTTGGCGTTATATCGCATCATAGTGAAATTACAGACAAGAAAAGATGACTGGAGAATGTGTTGGGGctga
- the LOC125064212 gene encoding mpv17-like protein 2, protein MKSTFNRGVYFLFKKNLLLTNSVSSGGFMLMGDLILQEIEFQSKILPKRYDWARAGRMFVVGTLMGPMHHYYYIYLDKFLPKANLKTVAKKILTDQLLASPSTILCFFYGMGYLEKKTFEQSNLEIKEKFKYVYTVDCLFWPPVQFVNFYFLPTHYRVFYINVATMIYNVFLSFMKHLDHYK, encoded by the exons ATGAAGTCAACTTTTAATCGTGGTgtctatttcttatttaaaaaaaatctactactTACAAACAGTGTTTCATCAGGTGGTTTTATGCTTATGGGTGATTTAATTCTGCAAGAAATTGAGTTTCAATCAAAAATCTTACCAAAAAGATATGACTGGGCCCGAGCAG GAAGAATGTTCGTGGTAGGAACATTAATGGGTCCAatgcatcattattattatatttatttagacaaaTTTCTGCCCAAAgctaatttaaaaacagttgCTAAAAAGATTTTAACTGATCAATTACTTGCATCACCATcaacaattttatgttttttctatGGAATGGGATATCTAGAAAAGAAAACTTTTGAACAAAGCAATttagaaattaaagaaaaatttaaatatgtgtacacg gtAGATTGTCTATTCTGGCCGCCAGtgcaatttgttaatttttattttttacctacACACTACagggtattttatattaatgttgcaacaatgatatataatgtatttttgtcatttatgaAACACTTGgaccattataaataa